DNA sequence from the Dreissena polymorpha isolate Duluth1 chromosome 3, UMN_Dpol_1.0, whole genome shotgun sequence genome:
ActtttttgacattttattttcagCAATCATTtcaggtattttttttaaatatccgtGAATACAACTCGAGCTTTAACTATGTTTTCTTAATTCCAATATTGCGTATACTGCATAAAGtccatatgagccttgttctgagaaaactgggcttaatgcatgtgcgtaaagtgtcgtaccagatcagggacgacactttccgctttttggtatttttagtttcaaggaagtccctccttaccgaaaatcacgttaaggcggaatgtgtcgtccctgattagcatttgcggactgcacatgctaatctgggatgacactacgcacatgcattaagcccagttttcccagaacgcgactcatatttacGGGAATTGATGGGACTAAGAGCTGTAAGCCTCACGTCTTTTATGTTAGTtttgtgtaattaaaaaaatgaagacgACAGGAGTCGAACTTAACAAATGATTCTAATACTGCATGGATGGCTGCCAGTTCCATATATAAACGTTCAGTTCATAAAACATTATTCACAAATAATTTACCAAATTAAGTAAATTGAACCCACGCttagtttttttacaatattggtaaacataacttatttttataatatatatctgaTATGTCCATGACTTAAGATCCCAGTCTACTAACATGTTAAATAGGATTATGAAGCAATCGTTTGAAAGGGCATCTTACCTTCCAAAATGGTCATTAAAATCGGAGTTATAATACGGAGTTTGTGAGTATATATCGTTTCTATGCACGCAATAGCGAGTGTTGCCTCTGGAGTCAACCTATTTTTAAAATAACGCTTCGTTCTAATCGTACGGTTAAGTATACATTGTATTCCCAATAAAACTTTGGagcataaacatatttaatatatgtgtACAAGAGGAACATTGTTAAGTAAAACAAACATCAAGTTGTTTCATAAGCACTGATGCCATTTCAGCATGCATTGAATTATTGGATGTGGACAGGAACTTCAACTATGGTACACACAGAGAGCAAATACGACACAAGTATTTAACAAAAGAATACAAGCATAAGAAACTGCAACAGGACAGCTTACAGTAGCAATACTCAAACATTTTCAACACAACACGTTTGAGAACGAAGAGCCCCGCCCTGAGAATGTAagttaacccagttatgcctagtgtctagcaaaaaggccttggcaaacagcttagaccctaatgagacgccgcatgatgcggcgtctcatcaggttctagGCTGTTTGCTTAACCCTCTCCCACTCAgaaataaagtgaaaatggctatgtgcaaacagcataaaaccagaacagcctgcgagtaactcacactGTTCAGGTtgtatatgctgtttgctgctcttcagtttataagggttggaaatgaagcctttaaaacttgaatgtagtaagaaaggtctttaattaatttaactttttaaggaaccacacatgtgtcaaaatacgtatttgaatggtaaagggttaagggaatttctgtacgaactattctaaatatagaaataaatatactagacatccctaattttggaaattaattgatccaatttagaacgatGTATAATTTAGTGCGGCAATTCTTATACTGCATTGATTCTGCTTTTATTCTTTGGTTCTTGTTATGATTCTGCAACAGGAACAATATCGGAATTTACGATGAATTCAACTTTCCCGCCTCACATTAGTTCGTAATGTATTAACTATTTAGACCATTGCCCCTTGGTGTCGTTCAACTGTGGGTATTATAGGCATCATTGTATCTTAATTCGCATTTCAGTTTTACTATCATCTCGTATTGGCGTTCGTGGTTGCGCCTACTTTCGTACGGAgaagtttcattttaaaaatactgaGATATACACACATTTTGTGGATTTATATAAATGCCATACCATGTGAATATTTCGAGTTGATGTCATCCTTACATAAAGAATGGCACCATGCTTTTCAGCTTCAAGAACATACTAATGGTTGAACACATAAATACAACCAGCATTTCTCTTTCATCGTTTTTTTTGTCCAATGTTTAATAATATCAGAATTTCTTTAGTGATTACTGGTTGTTAAAATTCCATGAAGATATTGTCCACTTAAAACGGGTAAACATCGCTGATTATGACTGGAGTCAGGTTGATATTGCACTATATAGTGCCGCATCTTTCCTGAATGCCGAatctgtgttattttattttttaaactttttatgaTTGCCAGTTGTTTTAAGAGAGATTCGAATAAGTATTCGAACACAATATGGCTATATTGTTATCAGAGTCGGCATAATATTGTATCGGAACGTTAACGTTATGTAATAGAATGTTATATAACCATCGTGCCAAAATAAATAGTGTCATACACCAATCAGAATACATCAGTGTAACACATACAGTTTAAATGACTGATACACATAGCCGAACATGTGCgtgtatataatacattttgtattatctATAAAATGATTTTCTTGGCATTTCAATCTTTGTCAttttaaaggaaacatttaaATCTTGGGTCACCATGGAACGGTCTATGAAATGCATTTAGGAACCCCAAATCTTTTACACACAATTAATGAAGACATGCAAGTGGAAATAAACATTGTCCTCAAACATTGTTAAGTCAAAAAGCAATTCAAGAGAAATGTTTATGTCTTTTATTGGACATAAAAATAAGtaacacaaagcataaatagctTAGTATAAATATTGTAAACATAGAAATCCATACTAAATCAAACATAGATCATCCTGGTATTTGATAACAAGTCATGTGGTAGGATCCAGTGTGGTCTGCTAGGCAGTGATGGGCTGCTGGTTGGTCTCCCCTGCTGACTCTCCCACCTCCCCATCAGATTTCTCCCACTGAGTGAGGAGTTCAGAGGTCACCTCAGTAAACAACCTGTCCCAGTCCCACGGCTTGTCCTCCTGAAAGTACATTCATGGTCAGTTAATACTTATGGGTAACACAGGAGATCATTTCCTGAGTACAGCCTGTACATGGTTACTTAAAAGAAAATATGGACAACAGTCCCAGAGTGATATTTAAATCCATGACCTTCTGAACACTAGGTGCacatcatatccactacaccacactCAAGGTTCCTATGGAAGATATAAACATTATTGTAAGACTTAGTTTAATATTTGAGATACAATGACTTCTTTTCCCACTTTTATTTCTTTGGGTCTAGGGAAGATAAATTGAACACTGTTTGGACATAAACAAGAACACATAGCTTTAAAAGACTGATTGCTTATGATCTAGGATCATAACACTAAAACATATTAGGCTATTACGCTGCTTATTATACAATGTGTTTGATCATTTTTCAGCAATAAGTTTGACCCAGAATGTGTGCttaaatttgtttcattcaattgTTTGACGAAAAAAACAGCATTAAATCAATGACTGacatttgtaaacaaattaatatatatgcatatataatatgtatctacaaacaaattaatatatatgcatatataatatgTATCTACTATGAAATCAGTCATAACTGTTTTGCAGACAATTGCATGCATATACGATCATTGGCTTTATTGGCAAAGTTTCTCCAATTAATGGGCACAACACCATGCACAATTCTTTATCTTTGCAATCATTTTGTAAATTTTCCACACACATTAGGACTGTtctcttttcttttttcttattaaatagtACCTTACTATTGCAAGAACATTTGTGAGACATATTTGTTTACTGTTAAGTATCCAAATAGTAGCCAGATCAACCTTAATCCCAAATGACTAAATGAgatgcattctgagaaaactgggcataatgcttgtgcgtaaagtgtcatcccagattagcctgtgcagtctgcacaggctaatctgggatgacactttcagcttttatgacatttttcgtttaaatgaagtctcttcttagcaaaaatcaaattgaggcagaaattgttgtccctgattagcctgtgtggactgcacaggctaatctgggactacactttacgctaatgcattaagcccagttttctcagaaggctGCTGAAATTGTCCCAAGTGTATAAAAAAGAGAATAAACACAGTTACCTCGACGAGGTCTGCTTCTGTGGAGAGGGACTTGGTCAGTAATTTCAGATCTATCTCGCCATCCtggaaacaaaattaataaaaggatcttaaatacatgtacatttatattttattattatcatgtatattaatattttattgtaatgttaACAGAGATGGAAGATGTTACTTTAAACTTTAACCTTTATTAATACATTGCTCGTCTTTAAACTTTGCATGAACcaatcccccccaaaaaaatgtaactaaattttaaatgcaaatatatctaaaatattttttttaaatgcatatatgaAGAGATGTAAGTACAGTAAGTTTTAACACGACTTAATATCTTAATCACCATATACAAACTGTAACTTGTCATTAAGGCCAGATTTATTTGACTTAGAGTGATGTCAGTCCCAGAAaaggttttaaagggatcttttcacgctttggtaaattgacaaaattgaaaaaagttgtttcagatccgcaaattttcgttttagttttgatatttgtgaggaaacagtaatactgaacatttaccatgctctaatatagccattatatgcatcttttcacgatttttaaacctaaaaattataaagcgttgcaacgcgaaacgattgaataatttggagagttctgtttttgtcgttaaattttgtgaaactacgaagattgcttatataaggtataaaatacgtctagaatgtgtactcggcggaatagctcagtaggcttaggcgtttttacttcaggactctggcaggactccaggggtcactggttcgaaacccgCTCcgtgcaatgttcttttcctttttttaattttattcttgattttttactggtgcttttacgatccaatgtttacatttatcaatataaagcatttaatgaataagttaaaaaatgccaaaatctgtgaaaaggcccctttaatattacaTAACTATTTAAGTCTCAATCTAGGAAAAGGGGGCTTAAAGCATGGGTGTAAAGGGTTGTCCCAaaagagcctgtgcagtctgcacagggtaatctgagATGACACGGAATACACACGATAATCTGTAACAAAACTTTAccgacgtgcattaagccctgttttcccaaagcaaggcccATTTCAATGTAAACAGAATAACTGACACATCTCAATCTGACAGTGCCTGCCCTACCAGCGTGAGAAAGGCTGCCTGCTTAAGCAGGTCATTATCCAGCTCCTTGTACGTGGCCACCCTGTTGACTGCCACACTAAAAGAGGCAAGGCATGCAATACAAATAAGACTCactttgtgaaaaggggttttatgcGTGTTCATAAAGTGTCGTGGACAGATTACCTTTAAACTAAAATTACAAGGAAAAGGGAAAGTATTATCCTTGATttgcctgtgccgactgcacaggctaatcaaggatgacactttgcacacatgcattaaaccctttgtTCACAGAGGGAGGCTGCAGATTAACAGTTGAATTACATAACATGTATGTATCAATAATTTCTCTGATGAACATCACTTAAATCTGCTCAAGGTATTTTGGTGGAAACATCCGATTCTAATTTcacgtaatttaaaataattaacttgCAAGCATAAGCTATATGACTTACTTCATAGCACTAGCTATATGTTTTCTCTGAAGCAATGGCTATATAAATTACTTTGAACACTCCTTTTGACTGATGTCACTTACTTTGGAGCACTTGCTCGGGACTGATGTCACTTACTTTGGAGCACTGGCTATAGACTGATGTCACTTACTTTTAAGAACTGCCTTTTCACTGATGTCACTTATGTTGGAGCACTTGCTCTGAACTGATGTCACTTACTTTGTAGCACTGGCTATGGACTGATGTCACATACTTTTAAGCACTGCCTTTTGACTGATGTCACTTACTTTGGAGCACTTAGTCTTGCTCTGGACTGATGTCACTTACTTTGGAGCAATGGCTATGGACTGATGTCACTTACTTAGGAGCACTGGCTAAGGACTGATGTCACTTACTTTGGAGTACTGGCTATGGACTGATGTCACATACTTTGGAGCACTGGCTATGGACTGATGTCACTAGTATTTTGGAGCACTGGCTATGAACTGATATCACTTACTTTGGAGCACTGGCTATGGACCGATGTCACTTTTTTTGGAACAGTGGCTATGATCTGATGTCACTTACTTTGGAGCACTTGCTATGGACTAATGTCACTTACTATGGAGCACTGACTATGAACTGGTGTCACTCACTTTGGAGCACTGTCTATGGACTGATGTCACTTACTTTGGAGCACTGGCTATTGACTGATGTCACTTACTTTGGAGCTCTGGCTATGGACTGATGTCACTTACTTTGGAGCACTGGCTATGGACTGATGTCACTTACTTTGGAGCACTGGCTATGGACTGATGTCACTTAGTTTGGAGCACAGGCTATGGACTGCTGTCACTTACTTTGGAGCACTGGCTATGGACGGATACCACTTACATTGGAGCACTGGCTATGGACTGATGTCACTTACTTTGGAGCACTGGTTATGGACTGATGTCACTTACTTTGGAGCACTGACTATGGACTGATGTCACTTACTTTGGAGCAAAGGCTATGGACTGATGTCACATACTTTTAAGCACTACCTTTTGACTAATGTCACTAACTTTGGAGCACTGGCTATGGTCTGATGTCACTTACTTTGAAGAACTGGTTATGGACTGATGTTAATTACTTTGGAGCACTGACTATGGACTGATGTCACTAACTTTGGAGCACAGGCTATGGTCTGATGTATCTAACCTTGGAGCACTGGCTATGGACTGATGTCACTTACTTTGGAGCACTGGCTATGGACTGGTGTCACTTACTTTGGGGCAATGGCTATGGTCTGATGACACGTACTAGTATTTTGGAGCACTGGCTATGGTCTGATGTTACTTACTTTGGAGCACTGGCTATGGACTGATGTCACTTACTTTAAAGCACTGGCCACTTACTTTGGAACACAGGCTATGGTCTGATGTAACTTACTTTGGAGCACTGGCTATGGACTGATGTCACTTACTTTGGAGCACTGGCTAGGGACTGATGTCAATTACTTTAAAACACTGGCTATGGTCTGATGACACTTATTTTGGAGCACTGGCTATGGTCTGATGTCCCTTACTTTGGAGCACTGGCTATGGACTGATGTCACTTACTTTAAAGCACTGGCTATGGACTGATGTCACTTACTTTGGAGCACTGACTATGGACTGATGTAACTTACTTTGAAGCACAGGCTATGGTCTAATGTCACTTACTTTGGAGCACTGGCTATGGTCTGTGTGATATCTTCCTCCTGTTGGTCTTCCAAGTCAGGTATCACAGGAATGTCTGCAAAAAAATGTGAGCTAATAAATTAAAAACTCATCTATGACAAAATGCttaaataaaacatcagaaaatcaTTTTGTATTTATGTGATGACAACAGAATTTCACAAATTAAGCATAACAATAGAGTTTCATTGTAAGTGATGACACATTTCTGTTTATTACTTACTTTACTATACAAGTGCTGCAAGTATTTTAAACACTATGTTGGGACAAGCCAGACATATTGTATGATGTTTCCTGCTTTTGATACACTGGAGACAATAAAGATCTACAAATAGTCATAAGTTGTATTAAAGGTTTAAAAACGTAAACCCTACCATTGTCTGATCCTTCGCTTTCCGGAGTGTGGGGCCTCAATCTTTCACTGCTCAAATATACAGCAAATAGTTAACAACAGGTATAAGATACACTCAATCAAATAATAAGGCAGCTTTACTCTAATATTAGGATTTGGAAACAACTACATTAGACAttacacaaacaaacacaacaataaGTCACCGAACATGCTATCATattattctgattaaaaataatcaatataCCTTATACAGGTGAGCTCATATTTACTTGTGACTTTTCTTTATATCCATGATTAGGTTTATTTACCAAAAATATCAGCAATGTCTATGGTCTTTTCATCATATGGCTCCAAAGTCATGACTTGGATACTCACTTTagatgtttgttttttactttgtGCTTTGATCAGAtttcttattttgtattttatttgatcaaagtagtgaatatgttttttttatgtccaTCAATGTATAAGTATACATTTCATAACTGAATGAATCCATTTTCTCCATGCCAAGTCCTTTTAGCATTGAAATGATTATAGAAAGTCTACAATTCAACCAGAACACATGTTGTTCAGAAACAATAAATTTTTACAATTATGCTAAATTTAGTAGCCAGTTTGTTACAATTTAAAAGCTTCAACCAGTTTTATACACTAGGTGACCATGTGCGAATGGTGCTGGTAGATCAGGTAAATGTGAGAACAATTCAAAGCATTTTCCACACATCATTATTTTGGGTGTATTAAGACATTAAACCATCCATGCAGCTTACAATGTCATACACAAACATCAGGAAAGGGGTATACAAATTGAACATGTTCTTTTTATGAACAGTTGCATTTTTGTGTaattcctttttttaattaaagagtTTGTTTCATCATGTATtacttttaaaagtttttttcattGGATAGAAACTTTTTTGGttcatatttgttcattttgGAATTTTCGCTGTCTTCAACTCAACTTCAGTTAATATCACGGAGGTCAGTTAacgctttcccactcagaagcgaagagaaaatggctttgtgcaaacagcataaaaccagaacagcctgcgagtaacttgcagtctgttcaggttttattctgcttgcttctcatcagtatctaagggttggaaatgaagcctttaaaacctgaatctagtaagaaaggtttttaaataattttatcttTCTTAGGGAGTTCAAATGCACAAAAAGtttgtatctaagtggtagagggttaaatacgtttttaagtggtaaagggttaaccacCTCACACTTGTCCTGAGTTCCCTGATTCACCAATTGTTTGTTCACTTTGTTATACCAGTAAATTACAATTTGCCCTCGGTGACTCACAAGGCGGTGGAggatggcaaaaaaacaacaagactattgccaagcaataaaagtcccctacctctccatattgccatcaatccatgttttcaagtttcatgaaaaaaattaagaactttaaaagttatcgcaggatccaccatattcagcaatatttctagtctattcgttgccatagcaaccagaattcttgaagtaggaacaaaatgaaatgacgtacataatctcAATATTACCCTCTGTCCATTttttagtttcatgaaaaaatatgaagaacttttaaagtaatcgcaggatccaccattttcagcaatttttctagtctatttgttgccaaagcaaccagaattcttgatgtaggaacaaaatgaaatgacgtgcataatctccttattcccatctgtccatgtttcaagtttcatgaaaaaatatgaagaacttttaaagttattgtaaaccctgaaaagtgtgacagactgacagacacacagagcgcaaaccataagtcccattTTGGTTTCACCAGTAGAGGACTAATAATTTCAAGAACAATGAATTTGCAGTCCAGCACTATAACAACTGTGCTAGCAACCAGGAATGAAATTTTGTAACAAACCCATGCTTTATTGTACTATTGAAAAATCCAATGTGCTCACAAACACGTAGGATATAATCATCTTTGAGTAGTAAGTTAACTGCTTTCAGTGTGAAAAGCATTGATACGCACCATGCAAGCAATATAGCATGCTATATACCACATAACTTAGTATTTGTTACTATGAATTTGCAACAAGCATACATATGTATATGAAGCATTCCATTAAAGCCATCCTGCTGAATTTCATCTTCCAATTATACCATGTTATGAACGGAAATATCTGGTCACTCATGTCTCCAAGTACATAAACCCTTTCATATTTATAACCAGGTGTTACTCACCCTTTTTTCCTGGAAAAAAATCAGACTTTctaaaaatacttttgttttatttacttagaaaaagaaaatttatattgCTCCAAGTCAGAGATTGAATCACGAAAGTAAAACaaaatgctttaaacaaatatattat
Encoded proteins:
- the LOC127873653 gene encoding intraflagellar transport protein 43 homolog A-like isoform X2, which produces MNEDIGFDNDASKRDAKKGRRAQPAKAPATPEFESTGNQSPQNTHAEASDDGPPKPNRVSGWGEDAPKRPRRAPGTGMETFEDERLRPHTPESEGSDNDIPVIPDLEDQQEEDITQTIASAPNVAVNRVATYKELDNDLLKQAAFLTLDGEIDLKLLTKSLSTEADLVEEDKPWDWDRLFTEVTSELLTQWEKSDGEVGESAGETNQQPITA
- the LOC127873653 gene encoding intraflagellar transport protein 43 homolog A-like isoform X1, coding for MNEDIGFDNDASKRDAKKGRRAQPAKAPATPEFESTGNQSPQNTHAEASDDGPPKPNRVSGWGEDAPKRPRRAPGTGMETFEDEIFQGLDIESEMAKIADRSRRSRGQKSGWQTEADERLRPHTPESEGSDNDIPVIPDLEDQQEEDITQTIASAPNVAVNRVATYKELDNDLLKQAAFLTLDGEIDLKLLTKSLSTEADLVEEDKPWDWDRLFTEVTSELLTQWEKSDGEVGESAGETNQQPITA